The Octadecabacter arcticus 238 genome contains a region encoding:
- a CDS encoding F0F1 ATP synthase subunit delta, protein MDVSEPASISSGIAARYATAVFELSKDAKGLKALETDIDAMGAALDSSDDLRTLISSPLYSRAEQGGAIGAVAKKMKLSTKMTNTLALMASKRRLFVVPQLIASLHAKIAEEKGEVTANVVSAKALTKAQSDKLAKTLSASFDADVKIIATVDETLIGGLIVKVGSKMIDTSIKSKLNALQNTMKEAR, encoded by the coding sequence GTGGACGTGTCTGAACCAGCTTCGATTTCCTCCGGTATTGCTGCGCGCTATGCCACTGCTGTCTTCGAACTTTCGAAAGACGCCAAGGGCTTGAAAGCGCTTGAAACTGATATTGACGCCATGGGCGCTGCTTTGGATAGCAGCGACGACCTGCGCACCCTGATTTCTTCGCCGCTGTATAGCCGCGCAGAACAAGGTGGTGCCATCGGTGCCGTGGCCAAAAAAATGAAACTCTCGACGAAGATGACCAACACGCTGGCGCTTATGGCGTCCAAGCGTCGCTTGTTTGTCGTCCCGCAGTTGATCGCGTCGTTGCACGCGAAAATCGCGGAAGAGAAAGGCGAAGTAACCGCCAATGTGGTCTCTGCCAAGGCGCTTACAAAGGCGCAATCTGACAAATTGGCAAAAACGCTTTCCGCGTCCTTTGACGCTGATGTCAAAATTATTGCGACTGTTGATGAAACCCTCATCGGCGGTCTTATCGTTAAAGTTGGCTCTAAGATGATCGATACGTCGATTAAATCTAAGCTCAACGCACTCCAGAACACTATGAAAGAG